The Apium graveolens cultivar Ventura chromosome 3, ASM990537v1, whole genome shotgun sequence sequence CTGTATATCTCcgttaattattttttaaattttctttttgtgaataaaaatttaaggCATCTTAAATTACGTGCAAAAGTTAAACATGACCACTAATTTGAGATGGAGGGAGTATTATTCTGCATATCGATGTTCGAAAAATTTTGGGACTGCGACTTAATCTGTATCTAGTTATTAATATTTATACATGATGAATTATTTTTCATAGAATTAAGTTAGTTTTTATTGATAAAACATGAGCAGCTAATTCCATGCATGTATTGAATTTGTTAACTTTAGGTATTACATATAAGAAGTCCAACATTGAAAGCAGCAGAAGCAATTAGAGAAGAACAAGAAGGAGATATTTGAACTATACAAGTACTGGTATGGTACATATCTTTAAActttatttttcgacaaacaaTGGGTTACATACATGATCATATAGATTCTGATGAACTCATGTTGAACTTACGAAAACAGCATTTGATCATCTTTTCAGTTTGATAGTGATACCTCTTCCGAGCTAGTATGGCTATGAATCCAGTAAGCACTCATAGAAAAGGGCCTATCTACGATTATAACACTTGTACCACTAATGATGATATCAAGTTTCTTTATTAAAACAAAACACTCTCAAGTCCTCCAATTATTACTTTTCACTTACTACAGAACCCCACTACACCTATGATCGAGGGCTTATAGACACTTCTATTGAAGATCAAACTTTCTTCGATGGCTTTGCTGATGAATTTTCCCTACGCACCTCCAATAGTCCAATGAAGACGACAAAATCTCTACTCAGGAAAATGCAACCCTTGTCTATAGGTCCTTGATCGTACGTGTATGTGGGGTTTATAGTATATGAAGGATAATGATTGCTGGGCTTGGAGGGTGCCTTCAGCCTTGTCTTCATAAGGTAACTTGAATTCATCATCACTTCTGCTACCAATACTATAACTGTAGATAGACAATTTTCAGAGGAGTGCACAAAGTGGTTTTGTGTTAGAGGCTGCTGCAGTGCTGCTGATGTTCGAGTAGGGAGAGTGGGAACGTCAGCTTCATGAGGCAATTAGTTGAAAGAAGGTACTGAGTTGAATCAAAGAACACCATGAGTGTTTTGCAGTCACCATTAATGTGCAAACTGATTGTCTAGTTCTGGTGCAAGCACTATCTAGCACATTTTCCTTGCTCTCTCTCCCTTGGCCTGGTTGTTGCGGACCGTAAGGCTTTACTTCAAActatttatattattctcaaatcCCAACTATAAGTAAATTTGGTACTTTAGCTTTTAAATCTATTCATTGTCTTGTTTTTCTGTCTGATTGTGTTATTATGAATCTAATTATGATAAGGACATAACTTTTCTGGATCTGTCCTTGGCTCGATGAGATGATGATATAGCTGCCAAGTGCCATGCAAGTAAGTTACTGATTTGTTCACCGAATTTTGACAAAAGAGAGGAGAAACACTATTCTCGACTAATCCTGGAAAGGTCTAGCACAATGTCGGTAAGTACCATATATATTCTAACTGTTTCCAGCAAAATCTGTCAGTTGATTTATCTGTGGTTGCTATAAAAAGCTGATATTGCTTTGTGTTTATTATAGTTGCAGGAAATTAACTTTGGAGTTGACAACGATTTGCATTTTGTAtcatttttttgttatatttttaacgtaatttaaaatttatttgataGATATATGAAAAGTAATATGTGAGATCATTCATGCAACTTTTCAAAGGATGTTGGAATAAGAAGAACtcgtataattttatttttttaactgCCTCAAAATTGCATCTGAAAATCGAGTTAAGTTAGTTTTTATTGATAAAACATGACAGCTAATGCCATGCATGGGGGGAATTTGTTACCTTTAGGTATTAGATATAAGAAGTCCAACATTGAAAGCAGCAGAAGCAGTTAGAGATCTCAGAAAAAAGATTGGGGACGATGAGGACGAGTATGGTGATCTTGCTTAACAAGAAAAAATTAGGTAAAAGAACAAGAAGAGATTTGAACTATACAACTATTAATATGGTACATATCTTTAAACTTTATTTTTCGACAAGTTCATCTCCTGAGAGCATTTGATCATCTTTTCAGTTTGATAGTGATACCTCTTCCGAGTATGGCTATAAATTCAGTAATCACTCTTAGAAAAGGGCCTATCTACGATTTATGAAACTTGTAGCACCAATGATGATATCAAGTTTCCTTACCAAAACAAAACACTCTCGAGTCCTCCAATTATTACTTTTCACTTACTACAGAACCCCACTACACCTATGATCGAGGGCTTATAGACACTTCTATTGAAGATCAAACTTTCTTAGATGGCTTTGCTGATGAATTTTCCCTACGCACCTCCAATAGTCCAATGAAGACGACAAAATCTCTACTCAGGAAAATGCAACCCTTGTCTATAGGTCCTTGATCGTACGTGTATGTGAGGTTTATAGTATGTGAATGATAATGATTGCTGGGCTTGGAGGGTGCCTTGTCTTCATAAGGTAACTTAAATTCATTATCACTGCTACCAATACTATAACCGTAGATATATAGACAATTTTCAGAGGAGTGCTCAATGTGGTTTTGTGTTAGAGACTAAATGCTGCTGGTGTTCGAGTAGGGAGAGTGGGAACGTCAGCTTCCTGAGGCAATTAGTTGAAAGAAGGTACTGAGTTGAATCAAAGAACACCATGAGTGTTTTGCAGTCTCCAGTAATGTGCAAACTGATTGTCTAGTTCTGTTGCAAGCACTATCTAGCACATTTTCCTTGCTCTCTCCCTTTGGTCTGGTTGTTGGGGACTGTAAGGATTTACTTCAAACATTACCAAGTGtttcaaaatttatttgtaaaacAATCCCGGAAAAAGGCAGCTAAAACCAATTGGTTGGCTCGATGTTCTTGTTCATCACCTGGTTGTAAGTTCATTAGGGGTTCTGTCCCAGTCGAGTTAGAGTTAATATGGAAAGCTAATTTATCATAATGAAATCGTTTGATTACCTGAACTGGCCTGCAGAATTGCTTTATCTTACTGAAATCGTTTGATGATGCCTCTATTTTTTAGTCTGACAATGTTAAAGGGCTAAGGTCATTTTGTTCAGTAATCGAATTTGGAAGGGACTGTGGAATGTTTCTCTCATGCTTAAGCGCGAAATTGAAGTGATTTAAATTAGCAAACTAGATATCTGAAGGACTGCAGAAATATATGTAGATGTAATAATGTGTTTTTATCCCAATTATACAAAATTTGCAGGCTAATTTTATTGCTCCTTAGTAAATTTTGATTTCTGATTTCTCTATCTCCACTACTTTTGCTTTATGAATGAAGAAAAAAACAAAATGGAATTTTATGTCTTCTGAATCTCCTCAGAGGACATGATAGGTTTGTAAACTTCAACTCTTAAAGATACTTTTGCTTTAACTTTAGTTTTATTTCATACTTTTAAAAGTGCCAAAATGTCAAGGCCTATGCCTAAAATAAGATGCAGAGTGCTTGAATTCTTAATTAAGGTGGAAACCTGCCAACCTAATTAAAGATAAAATGACCTGTCTCAGAATCTTATGAAGTGCTGTTCAATATAAGGAACAAGATGATGTAAAAAAGATTCATTTCATGGGATATCATATAGGCACATAGTATCTGTGAAACTTTAGCATGAACATGAATGTGACTATGATTTGTTTCTCACTCACAATGAACTGAACTTGCAAATTCTGTGTTTTTTTTCCGAAAGTGTGTAAAGGGCTGTAAGAGCTGAACTGCACTGAACTTTAGAGTGATTATGTGCAGCTCGTTAAAAATTTATCGAACTCAAACTTTGATGGAGCCAAAAATCTTGCTCACCGATAGCTCATAAATATTTCTCACAATGAGTGTCGTATTTGCTAAAACATAATAGCAGAAATGTTAGATAGCTGAAAAGCCATAACATTCTGGGGGGGGTATGTAGTGTGATTGTATggcaaaaatgaaaataaaatgaaagATTGACAagtaaatcaataaaaaaaaACCTTCAAGCATAAACAGCCAACATGTTATCATCTCCCTACCCCAGATTTGCGAAGGAACCAGTTACTCTAAAACCTCAAGGTTTTAGAGAATGGCCCTTTCCAGGATCTTATATTCTAACATAAACTACTAATATTCGATAAGATTATGGGATCAGGTCGTTTAACTGCTTAATGCTGCTAAATAACATCTGATGAAATTTATTTGCTTGACATTAGAAAGACAAGGCAGATTTATTCCTTCTTCTATCTCTTTCCAACTTTCTTCTACTTGTACTCCCACTCATGAAAGGTTCTTCTAAGATAGTGGACAGACCTGCAGAATAGTCGAAAAATTATTTACATAAGTTGTGATTTAAGTACACTTGTCTGTGTGTGTACATGTATGTTATGCCAGCACAATCAATTGAATGCCAATAGTACTATATATGTGCTGTGTTGGAGAATGCACTAATGAAACTTACTTGACATGAAAGCCTTGTTTTCAATTATCTTTCCCTTCACTCCATTATCATGTATGCATTCTGTGCTGTCACCAGATTCATGAGTTCTGGGTACATACTTGTTCATCAACTTTGCCCGTGAAGCTGCAAAAAGGCAAGTGGCATCCATCTGCTTGCTGATCATACGCATTGCATAATATGGAATTTTTACATCCTTTGTTGGTTTAGTGTAGCAGGAATTTACAAACATGAGGCAGTCCATTAAGCTCTCCAGGGCCATGCCTTTCATATCATAGGCTTGTGATCTTCTCCATAGGCTTTTCGGATGGGAGTTTGGAGGGTTTGATAGGCATAGAGCTCGGGTTGTGTCACTAATGGTAGAATCACTGTCACCGAGTAATAAATGACACTGAGCTCTGTTACTATAAAGAACGGTTCTTTCTTTTCTAAATTTTAGTGGACATATCTTTAAAGCCTCTGTATACTTCATAGCTGCTTCTTCAATATTTCCCAATACAAAACTATGATTGCCTTGTTGTTTTATCAAGCTTACCATAACCTTTAATTCTTCAGTTTTTTCACTCGACATAAACTTTTCCTTCATCCTTTTGTCAACCTTCAGAACCCATATCTCTTGCAAAGCTTTCTGTACTCGGTCAATCTTGATCTTAGACTTGTTGTTCTTGAAATCGCGAAGAAGTGTTCTTGTGATGGTCTCCCCAACATTTGGTCTTTCTCTGATAGTTCCGAGTTCAACCAGATCAATCAGAAAAAATATGGCAATTTCAATGACCATGTACCTTGTTTCTGGATCTTTGAGAAGTGAAAGTAAACAATCAACTCCTATGTATTGCCAATCATCTGAAGATCTTGAGAGATTACAGAGATTCTTAATGACTTTTGTAGACTCTGCGACTCGTGTTCTTCCAGTTTTTGTGTAACATAAAACTCTAATAAGTCCTACCCCTGCTGGTGATGTGTAATTTACCAAGCCACCCCACATTTCACACAACTTTTCCAGGAAATCTTGATCACAAATGATATCGATAGACCTCTCTTTGATAGCAAAGCAGTTTAAGAGATGTATAGACCAGCACTGGATCTGGCTAGCCCATTCCTCAGCCTTCCTATTCTGCAGCTCTACTCCTCCAATGCCTCTTGTTAGTAAGTCACAGTGATAGTTTAACCTCGTATTCTCATCCTTTACTCCGACAAacatatcaaacactgaacctaGGCATGTGGTAGCTAAACTGATGGCCATCTTTATTATCTGTTCTTCATGTTCTGCAACAGCTTCAAAGGTTTTGTCATAACTTGCAAGGTGTCCAAGGGCTCTAACTGCAACCCTTTGTTCAACCCATGTCATTTTTCCACTCATAAGCTGCATCAATGGGGTGATCACCCCTGATTCGACAGCtttctcagcaaactcaacctTATTCATGGTATAAGAACCAATGATATGAGCTGCATAGTATGGTATGTATATATTTTGACCAGCGAGAAGCCAAGCTACATCACTGATGCCTCTGGATATTAAACTGGCCATGCACTTAAATATACCAAGAGATGGAAACTCCGGATCATTAGGATGAGTCATTGCAATGTTCCACAGAGCACTTAGCACAAGAACATGATCTTCATTATCAGTTAGTTGCATTTCTTCAAAGCATCTTCCAATCCCTGTTCTCCTGACAGATGATTTTGGTTCCTTTAGGATGCAAAAGAAGCAACGAGGATTCGCACAAGGTTGCTCAATCAAGGTGGAGGTAGAAATCTTTTCTTTTCTAGTTTGAGAGGCCATGAATGGATGAATGAAGTAG is a genomic window containing:
- the LOC141710517 gene encoding uncharacterized protein LOC141710517, which gives rise to MASQTRKEKISTSTLIEQPCANPRCFFCILKEPKSSVRRTGIGRCFEEMQLTDNEDHVLVLSALWNIAMTHPNDPEFPSLGIFKCMASLISRGISDVAWLLAGQNIYIPYYAAHIIGSYTMNKVEFAEKAVESGVITPLMQLMSGKMTWVEQRVAVRALGHLASYDKTFEAVAEHEEQIIKMAISLATTCLGSVFDMFVGVKDENTRLNYHCDLLTRGIGGVELQNRKAEEWASQIQCWSIHLLNCFAIKERSIDIICDQDFLEKLCEMWGGLVNYTSPAGVGLIRVLCYTKTGRTRVAESTKVIKNLCNLSRSSDDWQYIGVDCLLSLLKDPETRYMVIEIAIFFLIDLVELGTIRERPNVGETITRTLLRDFKNNKSKIKIDRVQKALQEIWVLKVDKRMKEKFMSSEKTEELKVMVSLIKQQGNHSFVLGNIEEAAMKYTEALKICPLKFRKERTVLYSNRAQCHLLLGDSDSTISDTTRALCLSNPPNSHPKSLWRRSQAYDMKGMALESLMDCLMFVNSCYTKPTKDVKIPYYAMRMISKQMDATCLFAASRAKLMNKYVPRTHESGDSTECIHDNGVKGKIIENKAFMSSLSTILEEPFMSGSTSRRKLERDRRRNKSALSF